GGCACGCATAAATCGAAATCGATTTGTTTTCTTTATGTGTTTGTGTTTCTTCTTTCCTGCTGCTTTCGATACAACTCTCCAAAATTGCTATTTTATTGATTTTGAGAAGGCTTACGATAGAGTTCAATGGGATTTCTTGTATGAGGTGTTGCAGAAGAAAAACTTTGACCAGCGGGTTATAAGTTGGATTAAAAAGATCAATGAGGGACGTAAGGTGAGCATAAATATAAATGGGGAGATGGGccctttttaaaaaacttttaggGGGTTGAGACAGGGTGACCTTTTGTCACCTATTTTGTTTAACCTAGTGGGGGATGCTCTGTCAGCAATTTTAGAAGAAGCTGTCAGAAATGGGGTCTTAGAGGGTTTAGTCCCAGATTTGGTAGAGGGGGGTTTAACTCACCTtcaatatgctgatgacaccATTCTTTTTACTAAGGTTAccagagaaaatattttagctcTTAAGTttcttctgttttgttttgagGAGATGTCTggaataaaaatcaattatCAGAAAAGTGAAGTTTATGTTTTGGGGGTGACAAAAGAAGTGGAGGAAGAGATAGCTAATATGCTAAATTGCAAGGTTGGAAGGATGCCCTTCAGTTATCTTCGTCTACCAATTGGGTGGAGAAATTGGGGGAAAAAAGATTTTATTCCTGTAATGCAAAAGATAGAAAAGAGGCTGGAATCTTGGCATAGTGGtcacctttctttttttttgggggggggggggggggggggggagggaaaTAAGGACAAACTCTTGCTTATCTAGTGTTCCTCTTTATGCCATGGGTTTTATAAACTTCCTGATGAGTTCCATCATAAAATGGACACTGTGAGGGGGAGATTCTACTGGCAAGGCTCGggggaaagaaaaaatatcacatGATTCGTTGGACAGCCCGTAGCAGACCAaaggattttggagggatgggTTTTATTGACACAAAAGTTATGAACATTTGCTTGCTAAGTGATATGAGTTGTACTGTTCTTAGGAAGAAATATCTGGGTCACAAGGGTTTCTTTCAAAGTTCTGCTGTTGGGGAGTCTCAGTTTTGGAAAGGTTTACATGATTTTGGTGCAGTTCTGGAAAGGTTGATTGAGAAAAAGGTGGAGGGGGGTAATCAAACCCTTTTCTGGGAGGATGTGTGGCTGAACAAAGTGTCTTTATAAACCTGCTTCCCATCTCTGTATTCAGTAAGTTATCAACAAAAGGTGACTGTGAATGAGTTGTGGATGGGGGGGACTGGGATCTACATTTCAGAAGGAACTTGAACAGTCAAGATAGACCAGAGTTGGATAAACTGCAGAGGGAGCTGGAGGGGGTTACTctaaatggagagagagagacatggTGATTTGGCCTCgtgacaaaaagaaaattttctccACAAGATCTATGTATAGGGTGCTAAAATTTGGAAGGGTGGTAGATCAAGAAATGCAAGGGGTGTGGAGGTGCAAGATACCTCTAAAAATCAAGCACTTCCTTTATATGGCAGGGAGAAACATGATTCCATGTACAGAGCAATTGGTTAAAAGAAAGTGGAGAGGGGGAGATAAGAACTGCAAGCTTTGTCTAGGTGAGGAAAGCACTACACATGTTTTATTTACTTGTCCCATTGCTAAATTTGCTTGGAGTGTAATTGCTATAGTTCTAAATTTGCATAATGTACCTATCTCTTTCTGGGATTGTATCAAGGTTGTAAACAAGAAAATGGGGTTTCAGGGGGGGATGGTGGTTTTTGCAGGAATGACCTGGGGTTTGTGGATTACCAGAAATGATTGGGTTTTTAACAATAAACTGACCAAATCACCTTTGTAGGTCGTGTACAGGTCTTTGTCTTTGATGCAAAGGTGGAAGGTGCTGCTAAAAGAAAAAGAGTACTAGCTTGGATGTCTTTCAAGCAAAGATAATGCAGACGTTGGAAGTGTTGAAGCCGACTGATAATCTTCCTGATGATATAGGATAGTTCGTGGGAATGGGCTCTGAAAATATTTGGTCTTTGTTGTGGGTGTTAAAATGTCTGGAAGGGGGCTAGGTTTAGTGGATGTCCAAGCTTTTGTTGAGCTGGTTTGGAAACTGGAATCCCCagttttttgtttccttttgtttcGTTTTTCTGTAAGAACTCTGTTTCGTTTGGgctaaaaaaaaatgctgtttTCTGTTtacattttttccttttggcTTTGCCGTTCGAACTCTCCATTCTTGATACAATAATTGTGTATTCCAACCGAAAAGAGAAGGCAAAAACAACTCTCCAAAAACCTTGGAGTTTATGTTTTGTGCCATGTGTGCTTCTAGAGCTGCGGGTAGCTGTAGGGAGCCAGGATTAGTATGGCTGGTAGTTGGTGAATTTCTGATTGATAGCATTTCAATTTTGTCATAAACTGGTGCGTTGGTCTATGAAATTAGGCAGTTAGATTCATCACAAATTTTTAATGGGATGAGAATATGTAAACACGGTATGTAAAGTTATCCATTAACTAGTAAtacatttgtaaaataaaataattgacTGTCCTTTCTCTTTAAGAAATTGAGGAAACCACCCGTGAAATCAGTTGACTGGTACTTATAAATTATGTTATCTTTTTGGGCACTTTCTTTTAATCAGTGCATCGATGTATCTCTAGAGGAGGCCGAGATTTGGGTTGAAACGGCTAAAGTACAAAATCGGCATGAAAACCAACACTACATTGGTTTGTATAATTGTATAGAATCTATGAAAACCTAAAGATCATTGTACTTTCTTGAAGAAATTGGACCATAGGATTGTAGCTACTAATAACTTGGAGAATATGAAGAGAAAATTTGATACTAATTCACAATAAAAGATAGAAGAAATTATTGAAAGGATATTTTGTTTGCCTCTCAATCTCTCATCAGTGGTGAACCACAAATGAAGGTTACAGATTGAAGAGCCGCCTCATCTGTTCGTAACTTGTTATTAGAGTTTTAGACCCACTATCTGGTAGTACTTCAGTACTTCCGGCCTTGACAAGCAACTTGCCTCTCATTAGCTGCAACAGTGATTCACCTACAGGCTACAGATAGAAGCAGAGTGATAGGACAACAAAGAAGAAACCACAGAatttaataaacaacttaatcTGATCATCTACACATGGACAAAATTATGACATCTGATGGTATTtgcaattataaatttataatcaCACAATATATCTGATTGTTGAAGCAAAAGGGACTGAAGACTACTAACATTACTTTTGAATGTTGTACAGATGCATTCTTGGTCACAGTTCTAATGCTTGGCCTCTTGTACTCCAAAGGCCTTCTGGATTTCAGCTATGACTCGATCTGCGACATCGGGACCAAACATCCTCGGCAAATTTGAAGTCAGGTCGACCTCGATTGACTTAGACCTTACAATTTGGTCCCTCTTTATCATGTTTTCTCTCTCGCCTTCTTCCATCTCTGAAGTATGATCAGCACAACTATCAAGCCAAATTTGAAGAAGTGCACTAGCAGCTGTTGCTAGTTGACCACGCACTATCTCTTCCAAGGTACCCTCTCCTCCTTGCCCACAGTCGATGCTCATCAGTATTGCTGTCAGTGAGAAGGTGCTGCGCACGAAGAGGGATTGTGATCGGTATGGACGGGCCTGCGGTAATTCTTCGACCTTCTCACGCTGTTTGTCCACCTGAGTATTTTCATAGTATCTCTCTATGTATTCGGGATGGAGCGCGAGGTCTTTCCGTGGGAGAAGGTCCAGAAGCACCACGATCGAAGTCGGGCTACCTTGTATAAATTCCATGAGGAAATGTGGTGCATCCGTGGAGGCATTCAGAAAGATGAGAAGAGATGTAATGTCGATTGCACCATTTGGAACTTTGCAGTGTAGTGAGGACTGGAGCATGAAATCAATCTGTAGACaagaaaaattaataatttaactCCATTTGTCATTCCTTGCAGAACTCAAGAAATTGTACCACGCTAAGCTACTGAGCACTAGGGAGCATAATTCAGTTGTTCAATTGGTGAGATTAGTTTCACTATTTCACTAGGGAGCATAATTCAGGTGTTCAATTGGTGAGATTAGTTTCACTATTTGAATGCCGTTGATCATTTTGGTTACTTCAGTTATGTCCGTTCAGTTGGagtgattttgttttttctttttggagagGAAACAAAATCTGTGAGTGATAGGAAGAATCACGAATGAGGTATAAACTCTAGAACAGATCAATTGTTGCCATTTCGATATTTGAAGTAAATGAACTAATTTGAGCATTGCTAATCTAATGAAAAACCATAATTTGCTCTGAAGAGTTGGATTATAGATCTTGGCTTGAACTTGATAGGGCAAATCACAAATAGTTCGGCAGCAAATTTTCAGTGTAAAACAGTTTCAGTAAATTGTCCAGTCTTTTGACATGCCATTGATCTATTCTGCTCTGTTTGTGCCAGCCTGTTTTACCAGTTTACCACTACCATTTCACTACTTAATTCATATGACTGATTCTGATTGTGCTCTACTAGATATTTTTACTGCAGTAGAACTAATCTCCAATTAACATAACAGTAAATTAGCAGCACAGCTTACGATCTGACGAACAAAAGTGTGAGAGGTGGTGCAGGTACCGTCGATcccggcgcgccgcggcgcacgTCGAGCGAGCCGACGGcgttcccggcgccgccgctgcggaaCTCAGCGACGTCGGGCGGCACGGCGGAGGGGAGCAGCCGCGCGCCCAGCCGCGCCTCCGCCAGGGACGCGAGCTCCCGCGCCACCTCCCGGtgcgccacctccaccaccacctccgacTCCGTcgcgcccggcgccgccgacgacgcgcgCACGGCGCTCGACGTTTTGCCCCCGAGCGGGGTACCCGCgccccggcagcggcggcggagggggaggaggcgaggagcgaGGGTCGATAAGGAgacggcggaggacggcgagctggtcgccggcggcggcgagcggagttGGAGCATTGGATCACGGCGAGGTGTTCGACGCGTGGACGAACGGAGCGAGAGATGAGTGTGAGCGAGAGGGAGTAAGACCGATGCCGTGAACGTGTAGAACTATACCTCTTTACTTTTGTAACTAGTGCAGTATATATAGGAGAGATGATTGAAAGAGAGATCTGAAAGCTGCTATTACAAATCCATCAGATTCCAAGACATCtctattgcaatttgcaaatgcTTTGTTTTTTTCACAGACACTGCATTACTGAAATGTGAGATAATGGATTTCTTTTTAACAAGGGATAACGCCTATTGagttggtgttttttttttgtaccaTGCTAATGACTGGGCAGCTCACCATGTAgattatggccgtgtttagttcccccaaatttctaactttccgtcacatcacatcacatcgaaaacttttctacacatataaactaccaactttctcccAACTTCCCAACATTTCCaccatctaaacacagcctactcCGTGCATAAGCTAGAACCGAGGTGATACTAAGGGCCTATTTGAGGGAGCTtttagcagctgcagcttctcaGAGAATCTCCAGCTCCCTAAACAGTCTAGATTATTAcccagattctgagaatctgtaggtATAGAacctagaaaatgaactagaaccCAGAAGCTGGAAAACACAACTTTTTTAAATTCTCAGAAACTGGCTACCAACTCTCATAATTTTAAGCTCTCCAAACTGATCCTAAACCTCAATACACTAGGCCATCTGCTACTGCTGATCACTCACTGCTGACGCTGTTGCTGCTTATCGCTCCATGGGCCAAGGCCCAAAGCTCACAAAAGGCCAGCTGCTGCACACTAGCTTTCTTCCTCAGTCCACTAGCTCTTCATTTTCCCTTTCCCCCCTCTAATTATTGTGGGGGGCCATATTACTAAATCCGTTTTCATTTATTTGATCACTTTTTAGTGTCTGCGAATACTTGTCACATTTAGGGTCTGTTCACTAAACCTTaccaaaaaattttggcaggatttcttatgtacaacaaactaaatattgatatatttttttcaactttactaaaaatggtgtggttgaaaatggcatcaaagtgaacatgcccttaatCAAAAGGTTAATGGGATCCACACCActacaaatatgccattttagataaatgccactactattcataATATTGGTTACGTGCCACTGAAATTTGAGGAATTAGAACTACACATCGCCGTTGCGTTTTCCGTCAGACCCCTAGACGTGAGACCTACATAGCAGTTCCATCTTTCTccatcctccctcttctttaTTCCCTATCTCTTCCTCCATCTTCTACGACTGCTACAAGGGACATAGACGGCAGCGATTGAGCCCTCCCACTACGGATGGGATAAGGTCGACGATGACGGTGGCTCCCAAGCCCTCCCACTGTGGATGGGGTCGAAGACGACAGCGATGGCATCTCCCGAGCCCTCCTGCCGCGGATGGGAGAAGGTCGACAACGGTGCTGGTTCCCGAGCCTTCCTGCGGCGGATGGGGTCGAAgaagatggcggtggcggctcccaAGCCCTCACACCGTAGAGGTggtcgacgacggtggcggcgacggagagaaagagagagagggggggaagagAGGAGATGGAAGGGAGGTGAAAAACCTGGAATTGACAGCTAGGTCCCACATGCAGTTGATGCTAACGGAAAGTTTTGATGGATATAACGACGGAGTGACACAGTTCCAATTTCCCTAAATCCGAATGACATGTAGCCGATATCATGAACAATGCTAGCATTTATCTAAAATAGCATATTTGTAGTAGCATGGATTCAATTAACCCTTTATCAAAGTAGCATTTTGCCTCTGGTGGGCCTAATAAGAAGATGTTTAGAACATGGCCAAACAATTATCTATACTACTCCCAATCCTAAATTTTGGGTTTTTATGTAAAAATCAGCATCCAACAGTAGCACTATACAAACACTCACGAAAAATCCTTGTGCCCATATGCAGAAATCTAGCTCTCCGCAAGTTAGAAGAGGGTCTAGCTCCCAATCTCATCACCGAGCGAGTTTGCCTGCACAGAGAGGATGGCTTGCCCCATGAGAATAGAAAAAAAGATGCTGATTTTGTTTGGAAGTTTTGTAGTTGGCCcattgtttttgttgttttgagAAGTTAAATTAGGCTCTCTTGGAGGagagcatattttttttcctaaatctGATTAGAGATTCCCAAACAAAAGATTTAGGGGATTAAATTTTGAAAGTaagttggtgatgctcttatgTGGCATGTGTATTTAGAAACTTATAAATTATGTATCCCACTTAATTTAAGGATATTTTAGTCATTTTACCTAGAAAAAAGGTGATTGTGTTGTTATGTGTGATGGTCAAAAGTGAAAGGTAGATAAAAATGGAGGGGGTAttttatttaatactctatCTCATTGTTGCTTAACTATACCACAATCCAGTTAATCACAAGTTTTTCCATAACCCAGTTAGTAACAAGTGTGGCAAAGAAAATAATTGTACAGCACGTGGCTTCAGTGTCAATGCCAGAACTCACCTACGAAACTAAATTAGTACAAAAGTAATTTGAAGTTAAGTCCATAGAATGATTTGAAAGCATGcagttttaaataaataaaatctacTACTGTGATTAACATTGATTATTATTagctctattttatattataaaaaatattataagttgttttcactttttgctAGTCAAgcttttttttagtttaattaagtttacagaaaaatataacaatatttttaacacaaaagaaacatattatcaaaatatattaaattctAAAGTTGATGTCATAGATGTtgttaatttttctataaatttgataatactaataaaaaaattgactagaAACATGAAACGAATGAAGtagtaattaatatataattaaactTCCTATCTTCAAAACAAATCTACAAAGATATAGTTTAGCTCTAGCTTCTTGAAAGTACATACCGAAATGAACTCcttacgtaaaaaaaaaagaaatatatacgAAGATAATAAGTGGATGGATGTGGTGGCGAGAGAAACCTCTAAGAGCCATGCAAAAAAATGCTTAATTAGCTTCCCATGAACGCCTTGCGGATCTCGGCGACGACTCTgtcggcgacgccggcgtcgaacATCCTCGGCAGGTTCGCCGCCAGGTTGacctccagctccgccgccgccaccttcctgtCCCTCGCCACTATCcgctccctctccgccgcctccatctccccaccgccgccggcggcgcagtGCTCGAGCCAGACGCCGAGCACGTCCATGGCCGTGGCGGCGAGCTGGCCGCGGACGATCccgtccagcgccgccgcccctccctggCCCTCGCCGCACTGGACGTCGGCCacgacggccgccggcgaccacagGCTGCGGAcgagcagcgacggcgagacgTAGGGGCGGGACTGGGGCACCAGGCCGGCGacccggcggcgggcgcgggcgtcGAGGGCCGTGGCGGCGTAGTACCGGTGGATGTAGGAGGGGTGGAGCGGGAGGTCGACGCGCGggaggaggtcgaggaggaCGATGAGGGAGGCCGGCCCGCCCTGGATGAACTCCATGACGAGGTGCGGCGCGTCGGTGGCGCCGTTGAGGTTGACGATGAGGGCGGTGAtgtcgatggcgccgccgccgccgccggggagctcGCGGTGGAACCACGCCTCCAGCATGAAGGCGATCTGTGTGCAAAGGacgaaataaataaattattattactaCAAATTTACGGTTAAGGGTGTCTTTAGTTCACgaaaaaaaatttttttggtgtcacatcgaacgtttgaccagATATCTGAAAGAGTTTTCGGATATAAATAAAAAACGAATTTTATTACTCGtgtggaaaccgcgagacaaatttattaagtctaattaatccgtcattagcacatgtgggttacacTGTAGCGCTTATGGCAATCATGGACTAaataggctcaaaagattcgtgtcgcgatttccatgcaaactgtgcaattagttctTTTAActacatttaatgcttcatgcatatgtccaaagattcgatgtgatattttcgggaaaaaaattaggaattaaacaaGGCTGAGAGCTAGATTATAATATACAGTACTACTagttttcaaactactaaacagtatATTTATACGAAAACTTTATgtataaaagttactttaaaacgTTAGATAAATCTATCtttaaagtttgtaataattaaaacttaattaatcatatgttaatgactttctcgttttgcgtgaccGCTTTTAATTTTCATCCTTCTAGGAGATTCGAACTGGGCCTTAGCTTTAGAGATATTTGGAAGTGATGAGATTTGTAGATtttcatgcatgttaaaacttTGTGCTTCCAAATTTTCAATTCAGTTCTAAAAACCAGAATTCGACTACAAAGCCAGCACACatgcacgtactccctccgtaaaaaaatcaacttaggAAGAAATGTGGAGTCTAGATTCTAGATGTCATTTTCCGTTTAggtgagtgtttttttttttttttaacgaagggagggagtacatttgAACACGTAACCTCCTACCGAAAAACTTCCATGATTtttggagggagtacatttcaACGTAACCCGACCCAAAAacttctatgttttttcttcttcctcgaaAACCCATTCAAAACGTAAGGAAAATTCGCCGCTTTGATCTTTCGTTCTCaacgatccatccatcgaacggcaaaaaagaaaaaaaaaccaaagaaaaaaaacgcgCAACGCGCTGCTGTGTGTGTACGTACCGAGGATcccggcgcgccgcggcgcacgTCGACGGAGCCGACGGCGTCCCCGGCGGCGTTGCCGAACCACGCGACGTCGGCGGGCACCTCCGACGGCAGCAGCCGCGCCCCCAgtcgcgcctccgcctcgccggccaccgccagcATCACCTCCCGGTGCGCCAGCGGCGgcatcctcgccaccgcctcttCTCTGCTCAcccgcgacgccgccgacgccgcgctcctcaccgccgccatcctcctcctcctcctcgccgccgccgccgccgcggccggcgacaGGCAGGAGGGGCGagacggcggggcggcgcggcagctgGTCGGAGCAGGAAGCATTGCAGGTCGGTCGCGCGCgctgccgatcgatcgatcgacgccgACGATCGAGCTCGATCTACGTACTCCGATTCAGCttctcgcgccgccgcggtcgtCACCCTAGCTACTCGTGTCACTCTGTGTGTACGTGCTCGTCGTCTCGTCGAGTTGGGCTATATAGGCAGCTCGGGTTAGGCTAGTTTGGGTACAGTTGCTTCCGTATTTGGTTTTGCTGCTCCGGTCCAATCAACCGGCTGTAATCTCgaccagtcaatcgtagcgaaatttcttaaaaatatcctctatatatttaaatatggaACTCTATTAACTACTCTATCTATTCTATTTTAAGTGTAACCATGAGTTTTCGTTCCTaattttgatcgttcgtcttatttgaaattttttatagttagtatttttattgttatgagatgataaaacatgaatagtacatgTGTAACTtatgtttttcaatttttttaaataagacaaacgatcaAAGTTTGATATGAAAATTATGTCTACGCTTAAaatgagatggagagagtaatattACCTCTATCACACAGACttcaattatttttctatagttATAGACAAATGTCTGGTTCCTAGGCATAAATGATGCTTTTGTGGAATGGCGGtagtatcatttattttattttgcctTATTTTACTTTAAGTgtgacttgtattttttttatatctgcATCTATTTTAATAAAACATTTGATCAAACGATACTAAAAGTTAATAGCAtagtatatttaaaaataaaggaAGTATGTTCGAAAAAGATTCCACACACATTTAAAGAAGATTAGTCGACGTTACCCATTTTTTCTTAGAATCTCTCGAAAATTCTTGTTTCACTTATACCGTTCATTCATACAccatatcttttttaaaaaaaatacaagaaattGGAAATGGAAAGTCAAGCACATGGGCTTGAGAATAAATTGTTTGACTATGAAAAAATTTTGTTTTACGCTtaccatattttgaaatttgtaCACCCCTTAATGAAAGTTATACAATTGGCATGCATGCACCTTTGTCctttaagtaaatttcacaaaactacaaataacaTATATTATTTGGACTAAATTATCGTAAtcaaggatatatatatatatatatatatatatatatatatatatatatatatatatcataataatGTGTAGCACAAAATTACTTATTTACCATCAAATTTTCAcgaaactatatatttaaggcATCTTATCATAATGGTATTGTGTTTTCAGTGGGTCGTCcgttgcgtgcgtgcgttcataggtGTAAATGtacgtgcgttgtgagtgtctatGTTGTACCgtgtaatttttaaaaaataatgttttccCTTAATAAAATATTATGCAATTTCTTCAATAATCTAAGTCTAGTTTTGACTGTCTAAGTTACAGTCACGTCAGGAACCGCAACGCAACCGCATCCAACGGCGTATATCTATTCCCTCTCTACGCGTGGCACTGCCATTTCCAACATCAATCTCCACCGTAGCATCTCGATCCGACGGCTACCAGTGATCCAAGTAGCAAAATCCAGATGCATGAATTGTGAttccttccagtagtcagcATCAGCATTCAGTAGTTCAGCACGACCCAGTCACTCGTTTAaagaaagttgagagtttgaaaaaaaaaagttaaaaatttacgtgtgtatgaaagttttttatgtaatatgatatgatagaaaGTTAAGAATaggggaaactaaacacggccttaaaTTACCCGTTGCGTCTTCCTGTTGGTGCTTACAACTGTACGATCGATAAGTGACCAGTATGCAGTATCGCCCCAAAAGCGGCCAAACAGTCCACACCCACACAAGAAAGTTTGCTTCCtacttctctttctttctttctttctttctttattcttAGAAAAAGAACCGAATGGATTGCAAAACAGGTAACTAAAAAGATTTGATGGGTGTGCATCCTGGTCACTTCCAAAATTGTGACAAGTTTCATGATCAAATTAAGCAGGCGTTCTGATGAAAAGAAAGGTTAGTTAATCTGGGTTTGTCTGGTAGATGCTAGTATGTCCCAAGAGGGCTAAACACCCAA
The sequence above is drawn from the Oryza glaberrima chromosome 10, OglaRS2, whole genome shotgun sequence genome and encodes:
- the LOC127785751 gene encoding red chlorophyll catabolite reductase 1, chloroplastic; this translates as MLQLRSPPPATSSPSSAVSLSTLAPRLLPLRRRCRGAGTPLGGKTSSAVRASSAAPGATESEVVVEVAHREVARELASLAEARLGARLLPSAVPPDVAEFRSGGAGNAVGSLDVRRGAPGSTIDFMLQSSLHCKVPNGAIDITSLLIFLNASTDAPHFLMEFIQGSPTSIVVLLDLLPRKDLALHPEYIERYYENTQVDKQREKVEELPQARPYRSQSLFVRSTFSLTAILMSIDCGQGGEGTLEEIVRGQLATAASALLQIWLDSCADHTSEMEEGERENMIKRDQIVRSKSIEVDLTSNLPRMFGPDVADRVIAEIQKAFGVQEAKH
- the LOC127785752 gene encoding red chlorophyll catabolite reductase-like, which produces MLPAPTSCRAAPPSRPSCLSPAAAAAAARRRRRMAAVRSAASAASRVSREEAVARMPPLAHREVMLAVAGEAEARLGARLLPSEVPADVAWFGNAAGDAVGSVDVRRGAPGSSIAFMLEAWFHRELPGGGGGAIDITALIVNLNGATDAPHLVMEFIQGGPASLIVLLDLLPRVDLPLHPSYIHRYYAATALDARARRRVAGLVPQSRPYVSPSLLVRSLWSPAAVVADVQCGEGQGGAAALDGIVRGQLAATAMDVLGVWLEHCAAGGGGEMEAAERERIVARDRKVAAAELEVNLAANLPRMFDAGVADRVVAEIRKAFMGS